A window from Chloracidobacterium sp. encodes these proteins:
- a CDS encoding VWA domain-containing protein, with the protein MRDTLHLLVCLTAWWWLGGIGGHAQQPSPSFEPRMPVKRYFDDTRTLLPPKSTIRIWNPRGDIRVRIVARPDVTITAARHAAPGPPVRAEEVILEELPNQLNITTDPPETVTGVDLDVLVPENTYLRLFSEVGKVRVEGLPAGLIATAYRSDIELYLPLDGDADVTWTSVHGAVRTELPLKQFGTPDNRMLHGQMGRGGAILVAQADRGDIVAKPLPPNADRRERPALQRPAVVSAAAGAEEPFSASDGGDVVLEATLVMLNAVITTPNGVPIRGLQPTDFVVLEDGEPQDVSYFGALETPFNLVLLLDLSGSTREKLAVIRRAALGFLGALRPEDRMAVVTFSDTARLICPLTNDRRKLRERIDDIRRPEGGTNFYDALAGTIKSVLRDVRGERNAVVIVTDGMDNVLPPGGPEYGSVTTYEELRALAQECDAMLLPIYLDTEAEVVERYGPRARIGYAIARNQLRELATLTGGRMFYAATVEDLESCYTAVAAELRAVYSFGYYPKDARRDGRFRRIQVKVRREGAVVRTRRGYVMPK; encoded by the coding sequence ATGAGAGACACGCTGCATCTCCTTGTCTGCTTGACTGCTTGGTGGTGGCTTGGCGGCATCGGCGGCCACGCACAGCAGCCGTCGCCGTCGTTTGAGCCGCGCATGCCGGTGAAGCGGTACTTCGATGACACCCGAACGCTACTACCGCCGAAAAGCACCATTCGCATCTGGAATCCGCGCGGTGACATCCGCGTGCGCATCGTCGCCCGCCCCGATGTCACCATCACGGCGGCACGCCACGCTGCGCCAGGGCCGCCGGTCCGCGCTGAGGAAGTCATCCTCGAAGAACTGCCCAATCAGCTCAACATCACGACCGACCCGCCGGAGACCGTGACGGGCGTGGATTTGGACGTACTCGTACCGGAAAACACCTACCTGCGGTTGTTCAGCGAAGTCGGCAAGGTGCGCGTGGAAGGGCTGCCGGCGGGACTCATCGCCACGGCGTACCGGAGCGACATTGAGTTGTATCTGCCGCTAGATGGCGACGCCGATGTGACTTGGACAAGCGTCCACGGTGCCGTCCGCACGGAATTGCCGCTGAAGCAGTTTGGTACGCCGGACAACCGAATGCTCCATGGGCAAATGGGGCGTGGTGGGGCGATTCTGGTTGCGCAGGCGGATCGGGGCGACATTGTGGCGAAGCCGCTTCCGCCCAACGCCGACCGTCGGGAACGCCCGGCATTGCAGCGTCCGGCGGTTGTGAGCGCAGCCGCAGGTGCAGAGGAACCGTTCAGCGCGAGCGACGGCGGCGATGTCGTGCTGGAAGCTACGTTGGTCATGCTCAACGCGGTGATTACGACGCCAAACGGCGTACCCATTCGCGGCCTTCAACCGACGGATTTTGTGGTGTTGGAAGACGGTGAGCCACAGGACGTGAGTTACTTTGGCGCCCTGGAAACACCGTTCAACCTCGTTCTGTTGCTTGACCTAAGCGGCAGTACGCGGGAAAAGCTGGCGGTAATTCGTCGGGCCGCACTGGGGTTTTTAGGGGCGCTGCGCCCGGAAGACCGGATGGCGGTGGTGACGTTTTCCGACACAGCGCGTTTGATCTGCCCGCTGACGAACGACCGGCGCAAGCTGCGGGAGCGGATTGATGATATCCGCCGTCCCGAAGGCGGAACGAACTTCTACGACGCGCTGGCGGGAACGATCAAATCCGTCCTGCGCGACGTACGCGGCGAGCGCAACGCGGTGGTCATCGTGACGGACGGGATGGACAATGTGCTGCCGCCGGGCGGCCCCGAATACGGTTCGGTGACGACCTACGAAGAGCTGCGGGCGTTAGCGCAGGAGTGCGACGCAATGCTGTTGCCGATTTACCTTGATACGGAAGCTGAGGTCGTCGAACGGTACGGCCCACGTGCGCGCATCGGCTACGCCATAGCGCGCAATCAGTTGCGCGAGTTGGCGACCTTGACCGGCGGGCGCATGTTTTATGCGGCAACGGTAGAGGACTTAGAGAGTTGCTACACCGCTGTGGCCGCTGAATTGCGCGCGGTTTACAGCTTTGGCTACTACCCGAAGGACGCCCGTCGGGACGGCCGGTTTCGGCGGATTCAGGTCAAGGTACGGCGTGAGGGAGCGGTGGTGCGGACGCGCCGAGGCTACGTGATGCCGAAGTAA
- a CDS encoding MlaD family protein, which translates to MAKKKPSILDLRVGLMTLMAIIILIATILTISGDLNPFRRELIVRTRLANVDGLRPGAEVRLAGVKVGKVQRVLLLSVPESKDTTQNVELELALDPIIDGRPAGERVRQDSKVILGSVGLLGDKVVDITPGTLNAAPVKDGDLIGGASETTIRQIISGADDILANFTTLSDSLKQIADKINRGEGTVGRLVSDADLYNNLERTTAEAARLVQDIRSGQGTASKLINDPQLYDDLDAAVRRVEKLVADIGDGRGTLGKLATDDRAYTEIVAVLERLDRTSAKLEEAMTRLERGEGTVGRLLRDDKLYREVEQTLTSLNHLLAGLERGEGSAGKLLRDPQLYDNLTATSAQANQLLMDFRQDPKKYLTIRLKLF; encoded by the coding sequence ATGGCGAAGAAAAAGCCCTCCATCCTTGATTTGCGCGTTGGATTGATGACGCTGATGGCGATTATCATCCTTATCGCCACAATTTTGACCATCAGCGGCGATCTCAATCCCTTCCGGCGCGAACTCATTGTCCGCACCCGTCTAGCGAATGTGGACGGCCTGCGTCCGGGAGCTGAAGTGCGGCTGGCCGGCGTCAAGGTCGGTAAGGTGCAGCGCGTGCTCTTGCTGTCTGTACCGGAGAGCAAAGACACGACGCAAAACGTCGAGTTGGAACTAGCTCTGGATCCCATCATTGATGGGCGTCCCGCCGGTGAGCGTGTTCGCCAAGATTCTAAGGTCATTCTGGGATCGGTCGGGCTGCTGGGCGACAAGGTGGTGGACATTACGCCCGGAACGTTGAACGCTGCGCCGGTCAAGGACGGGGACCTCATCGGCGGCGCATCGGAAACGACTATTCGTCAGATTATTTCCGGCGCGGATGACATTCTGGCCAACTTCACAACGCTGTCCGATTCGCTCAAGCAAATCGCCGACAAAATCAATCGCGGCGAGGGGACGGTCGGCCGGTTGGTATCGGACGCCGACCTATACAACAACCTTGAGCGCACTACGGCTGAAGCCGCCCGATTGGTGCAGGACATCCGCAGCGGACAGGGCACCGCTTCCAAGCTCATCAACGACCCACAGTTGTACGATGACTTGGACGCTGCCGTGCGCCGGGTGGAAAAGCTCGTCGCTGACATCGGCGATGGGCGTGGCACACTCGGCAAGCTGGCGACGGATGACCGCGCCTATACAGAAATCGTCGCCGTCCTCGAACGGCTTGACCGCACTTCGGCAAAGCTGGAAGAGGCAATGACGCGCCTTGAACGCGGCGAAGGCACCGTTGGTCGCCTGCTGCGCGACGACAAGCTGTACCGCGAGGTGGAGCAAACCCTAACCAGTCTCAACCACCTGCTGGCCGGGCTAGAACGCGGGGAAGGCTCAGCCGGAAAGCTCTTACGTGATCCGCAACTTTACGATAACCTGACTGCGACTTCTGCTCAGGCCAACCAGTTGCTGATGGACTTCCGGCAGGACCCGAAAAAGTACCTGACCATTCGCCTGAAACTCTTCTAA
- a CDS encoding phosphoribosylaminoimidazolesuccinocarboxamide synthase encodes MTPPAAPPLAHTDFLPLPRFRSGKVREMYDLGDALLMVATDRISAFDCVLPTPIPDKGRLLTALSAFWFNRLGHLTPHHVLSCDPADFPAAVRPYADRLEGRTMLVRKTTPLPIECVARGYLAGSGWRDYQQTGQVCGLTLPSGLREADRLPEPLFTPATKAETGHDENISLDQMADQIGRDLAERLRDLTLTLYTEAAEYALSRGLILCDTKFEFGLDADGRLLWIDEALTPDSSRYWDAAQYAPGRSPASFDKQFVRDYLETLDWDKRPPAPALPEGIVEATRRRYWEAYRRLTGL; translated from the coding sequence ATGACGCCGCCCGCCGCGCCGCCGCTCGCCCACACCGACTTCCTGCCGCTGCCGCGTTTTCGGTCGGGCAAGGTGCGCGAAATGTACGACCTCGGCGACGCGCTGCTGATGGTCGCTACCGACAGGATTTCCGCCTTCGATTGCGTTTTGCCGACGCCAATTCCCGACAAGGGACGCCTTCTGACGGCGCTTTCCGCCTTTTGGTTCAACCGGCTGGGACACCTTACGCCGCACCATGTGCTCTCCTGCGACCCAGCCGATTTCCCGGCCGCCGTACGGCCTTATGCCGACCGACTAGAAGGACGAACCATGCTGGTGCGCAAGACCACACCGTTGCCAATTGAGTGTGTAGCGCGGGGCTATCTGGCCGGCTCCGGGTGGAGGGACTACCAACAAACGGGTCAAGTCTGCGGCCTGACCTTGCCGTCGGGCTTGCGCGAGGCCGACCGGCTGCCCGAACCGCTGTTTACGCCCGCCACGAAGGCGGAAACCGGCCATGATGAGAACATTTCGCTCGACCAGATGGCCGACCAAATTGGGCGCGACCTCGCCGAACGGCTGCGGGATTTGACGCTGACGCTTTATACAGAGGCGGCGGAGTACGCCCTGAGCCGGGGGCTGATCCTCTGCGACACAAAATTCGAGTTTGGGCTGGACGCCGACGGACGGCTGCTGTGGATTGACGAAGCGCTCACGCCTGATTCATCCCGGTACTGGGACGCCGCCCAGTATGCGCCGGGACGAAGTCCGGCGTCATTTGACAAACAGTTTGTCCGTGATTACTTGGAAACGCTCGATTGGGACAAGCGCCCACCGGCACCGGCGCTTCCGGAGGGGATTGTCGAGGCGACGCGCAGGCGCTACTGGGAAGCCTATCGCCGACTAACGGGCCTATAG
- a CDS encoding DoxX family protein encodes MKKLLLLGWLDRLAAGGPLLIRLAVGGAMVIHGSQKLFGDPGRFIGFVEKIGFPLPTVFGWAAIAAEFLGGIALLLGLMTRWAAVFVAFTMGVAAFVAHANDGFNKQEYPLVLMVGALSLLASGGGALSLDAWLFGRIQDVR; translated from the coding sequence ATGAAAAAGCTGCTTTTACTAGGCTGGCTGGATCGTCTCGCGGCGGGCGGCCCGCTGTTGATTCGGTTGGCCGTCGGTGGCGCGATGGTCATTCACGGTTCACAAAAGCTTTTTGGCGATCCGGGGCGCTTCATCGGTTTCGTTGAAAAGATTGGTTTTCCGCTGCCGACGGTCTTTGGGTGGGCGGCGATTGCGGCGGAATTCTTAGGGGGCATTGCGCTGCTGTTGGGCCTGATGACGCGGTGGGCGGCCGTCTTCGTTGCGTTTACAATGGGCGTTGCAGCGTTTGTCGCGCATGCCAACGACGGCTTCAACAAGCAGGAGTATCCGCTAGTTTTGATGGTGGGGGCGCTATCACTCCTTGCTTCGGGAGGCGGTGCGCTTTCACTGGACGCTTGGCTCTTCGGCCGCATACAGGACGTGCGCTGA
- the pgsA gene encoding CDP-diacylglycerol--glycerol-3-phosphate 3-phosphatidyltransferase — protein MVVVLMTSVSESVFGLPRQLLAVALFLGASVTDLLDGYLARRRGQVTTLGTLLDPIADKLLISAALISLVENKLAPGWAVVIIIGREFAVSGLRSIAAQQGVAIAASKMAKFKMLSQVVAITCLMLGSHEGRPPLPVGTSSMAAVQQALAALWQGTFSIEALRIIAYGTGRFVMWMVVVSALWSMWNYFKDFYVAVRDRIEAPPRTLLRERWRVRPRLRWRRPLFTKVRARKTTPNLPEAP, from the coding sequence ATGGTTGTCGTGTTGATGACGAGCGTCTCGGAATCCGTTTTCGGCCTACCGCGTCAGTTGCTGGCTGTAGCGCTGTTTCTGGGCGCATCGGTAACCGATTTGCTTGACGGCTACCTTGCCCGGCGACGCGGACAGGTGACGACGCTGGGGACGCTGCTTGACCCGATTGCCGACAAACTGCTGATTTCGGCGGCGTTGATTTCATTGGTCGAAAACAAGCTAGCCCCCGGTTGGGCTGTGGTCATCATCATTGGACGCGAGTTCGCTGTCTCTGGCCTACGGAGCATCGCCGCCCAGCAGGGCGTCGCTATCGCCGCCTCCAAAATGGCCAAGTTCAAGATGTTGTCGCAGGTCGTCGCCATCACCTGCCTAATGCTCGGCAGTCACGAAGGCCGGCCGCCGCTCCCGGTCGGTACCTCTTCCATGGCGGCCGTTCAGCAGGCGCTGGCGGCGCTCTGGCAGGGAACGTTCAGCATCGAGGCGTTGCGCATCATCGCTTACGGGACCGGACGCTTCGTGATGTGGATGGTGGTGGTTTCCGCCCTGTGGTCTATGTGGAACTACTTCAAGGATTTCTACGTCGCAGTCCGTGATCGGATCGAAGCGCCGCCGCGCACACTGCTACGTGAACGCTGGCGCGTCCGCCCCCGCCTTCGCTGGCGGCGGCCGCTGTTCACCAAGGTTCGGGCGCGCAAAACAACCCCAAACTTGCCGGAGGCGCCATGA
- a CDS encoding naringenin-chalcone synthase produces the protein MPISLFDFQRREPAYVTAQDAVHDWLARAHAAADAAADPARLRRALERFGCASDCIAQRSHALADFTHHDWTRMRIFNVASFPAGRPLAARMAFFAEVVQEVFDAFYAVETVAPAHLIHVTCTGYVAPSPAQRLAATKGWTATVVTHAYHMGCYAAFPAIRQAAGFIASEGPTTRVDVVHTELCTLHLNPTLHDPEQLVIQSLFADGFVRYSLTGEPIRGPRFELAATAEEVLPDSSDAMTWQCAEWGFHMTLARDVPARIAQALPKFVAGLARRAGRSEAEVRQAVYAIHPGGPKIIEQVQAALELTDAQTAASRRILRACGNMSSATLPYVWADILDDVSVPDGALIVSLAFGPGLTLCGNLLVKRT, from the coding sequence ATGCCGATTTCGCTTTTTGATTTCCAGCGGCGTGAACCGGCGTATGTTACGGCGCAGGATGCCGTTCACGACTGGTTGGCGCGCGCTCATGCGGCGGCGGACGCCGCCGCCGACCCGGCCCGCTTACGGCGGGCATTAGAACGTTTCGGCTGCGCCTCCGACTGCATCGCTCAGCGGTCTCACGCCCTTGCAGACTTCACACACCACGATTGGACGCGCATGCGGATTTTCAATGTGGCGAGTTTTCCGGCCGGACGACCGCTCGCTGCGCGAATGGCGTTCTTCGCTGAGGTCGTGCAGGAGGTTTTCGACGCCTTTTACGCCGTGGAGACCGTCGCGCCAGCGCATCTGATTCATGTGACCTGTACGGGCTATGTTGCGCCAAGCCCGGCGCAACGTTTGGCGGCGACGAAAGGTTGGACGGCGACCGTCGTCACGCATGCTTACCACATGGGCTGCTACGCGGCGTTTCCGGCGATCCGTCAGGCGGCGGGCTTTATCGCCTCCGAAGGTCCGACGACGCGGGTGGATGTTGTGCATACGGAACTCTGCACGCTGCATCTCAACCCGACGCTTCACGACCCGGAGCAACTTGTCATTCAGAGCCTGTTTGCGGATGGGTTTGTGCGCTACTCGCTGACGGGTGAGCCGATACGCGGGCCGCGCTTTGAGTTGGCGGCGACGGCGGAGGAAGTGCTGCCGGACTCGTCCGACGCGATGACGTGGCAGTGTGCCGAGTGGGGATTTCATATGACGCTGGCGCGGGACGTACCGGCGCGAATTGCGCAGGCGCTGCCGAAGTTTGTTGCGGGACTGGCGCGACGCGCCGGACGGTCGGAGGCGGAGGTGCGACAAGCGGTGTACGCCATTCACCCCGGCGGGCCGAAAATCATCGAGCAGGTACAGGCGGCGCTGGAGTTGACCGACGCGCAAACGGCGGCCAGCCGGCGGATTTTACGCGCTTGCGGCAACATGTCTTCGGCGACGCTGCCCTATGTGTGGGCGGACATCCTTGACGATGTGAGCGTTCCCGACGGCGCACTGATCGTCAGCTTAGCCTTCGGCCCAGGCCTCACCCTGTGCGGTAATCTGTTGGTCAAGCGAACATGA
- the mltG gene encoding endolytic transglycosylase MltG, with protein MARSRRRWLAWLGLSLVVLLFSGALAGLAVYQNLNTPVSHSASEELITIEPGMGARAVVERLYEHGVISNRYPVLVYLMLNPTGRRLQAGDYEFESPISPLAALEKIRRGAVATRKLMFRPGLTIYEVNDLLPNRPPDGRLDPALLDVRLIADLDPQATSLEGYIFPDTYTFPKRATNAEILAEAIARFRRAWTPELRRQAEARRMTLREVVTLASLIEKEAADDAERPLVSSVFHNRLRKGMRLECDPTFIYAAKLNRTWDGNVNNPAHRRLLSPYNTYVSPGLPPGPIASPSEKSLRAALQPAQTDYLYFVLGMGGRHRFSRTEAEHQIAVADYRRLQQAQRQTLHTQYINKK; from the coding sequence ATGGCACGTTCGCGCCGCCGTTGGTTGGCTTGGTTGGGTTTGTCTCTTGTGGTGCTGCTGTTCAGCGGTGCCCTCGCTGGGCTAGCGGTGTACCAGAATCTCAACACGCCGGTTAGCCATAGCGCATCTGAGGAACTCATCACAATTGAGCCGGGCATGGGCGCGCGCGCGGTAGTGGAGCGGCTCTACGAACACGGCGTTATCAGCAATCGCTACCCGGTGTTGGTCTATCTGATGCTAAACCCTACTGGACGCCGTTTGCAGGCTGGCGACTACGAATTTGAGTCGCCGATTTCACCGCTGGCGGCGCTGGAAAAAATCCGCCGGGGCGCCGTGGCGACACGCAAGCTCATGTTCCGGCCCGGCCTAACGATCTACGAAGTCAACGACCTTTTGCCTAACCGCCCGCCGGACGGGCGACTTGACCCGGCGCTGCTTGATGTGCGCCTCATCGCTGATCTTGACCCGCAGGCCACGAGTCTTGAAGGGTATATTTTCCCAGATACCTACACCTTTCCCAAACGGGCGACGAACGCCGAAATTCTAGCCGAAGCCATCGCGCGTTTCCGCCGCGCATGGACGCCTGAACTCCGGCGGCAAGCGGAAGCGCGGCGCATGACGCTGCGTGAAGTGGTGACGCTTGCTTCGCTCATTGAGAAAGAAGCCGCCGACGACGCCGAACGCCCGCTGGTGTCCAGCGTCTTCCACAACCGGCTGCGTAAGGGCATGCGGCTGGAATGCGATCCGACCTTCATCTACGCGGCGAAGCTCAACCGCACTTGGGACGGCAACGTGAACAATCCGGCGCACCGCCGGCTTCTCTCGCCTTACAACACGTATGTTTCTCCAGGTTTGCCGCCGGGACCTATCGCCTCGCCCAGTGAAAAATCCCTGCGGGCGGCCTTGCAACCAGCGCAGACCGACTATCTGTACTTTGTGCTGGGCATGGGCGGTCGCCACCGCTTTTCCCGCACCGAAGCAGAGCACCAAATTGCCGTCGCCGACTACCGTAGGCTCCAGCAGGCGCAACGTCAAACACTTCACACCCAGTACATCAACAAAAAGTGA
- a CDS encoding ABC transporter permease codes for MNLFYLLLDELQESTLLVWRAVRHPFRRPLYWRETVAQMDTIGFGTLPIVLLAGFFIGAVLALQTAGTLRSFGAQNYTGRLVATSLLRELGPVLTCILLAGRSGSGIAAELGAMCVSEQIDAMRALGTDPFRKLVRPRLIALLTMAPVLTIFANVIGVIGGLVVAITFLQIPSSVYLASAREALNYDDLWGTFLKTGVFGLIVAVVGCRCGLRTSGGTVGVGQSTTTSVVVSIVLILVSDFFLTRLILTLSGTA; via the coding sequence GTGAACCTTTTCTATCTTCTACTGGACGAGCTTCAGGAAAGCACCCTGCTTGTCTGGCGAGCTGTCCGCCATCCGTTTCGGCGTCCGTTGTACTGGCGGGAAACCGTCGCTCAGATGGACACTATCGGCTTTGGGACGCTCCCCATCGTCTTGCTAGCTGGCTTCTTCATCGGCGCGGTGCTGGCGCTTCAAACCGCCGGCACACTCCGGTCGTTCGGCGCGCAAAACTACACTGGACGGCTCGTGGCGACCTCCCTGCTCCGTGAACTTGGTCCCGTTTTGACCTGTATCCTCTTAGCCGGCCGTTCCGGCTCCGGCATCGCCGCCGAACTGGGGGCGATGTGCGTCAGCGAGCAAATTGACGCCATGCGTGCGTTGGGCACCGACCCGTTTCGGAAGTTGGTGCGTCCGCGCCTGATCGCGTTGCTGACCATGGCGCCGGTGCTGACGATCTTCGCCAACGTCATTGGCGTTATCGGTGGCTTAGTGGTGGCGATCACATTTTTGCAGATTCCATCGTCGGTGTATCTCGCGTCGGCGCGCGAAGCCCTCAACTATGACGACCTTTGGGGAACATTCCTCAAAACGGGCGTATTCGGTTTGATTGTGGCAGTAGTGGGCTGCCGCTGCGGGCTGCGCACCAGTGGCGGGACGGTCGGCGTCGGACAATCCACCACCACCTCGGTCGTCGTATCTATCGTGTTGATCCTAGTGTCGGATTTCTTTCTTACCCGACTGATTTTGACGTTGAGCGGCACGGCGTAA
- a CDS encoding YkgJ family cysteine cluster protein yields MSVPSPTPEAARAAYDQLIADIERFAAVLRARFPTAITCRLGCTGCCQQHLTVSPIEAERLREAVAALDAPTKARLRRQAQATQQREAALFRDAPPRPTTFPPEPEQSVPCPALLDGACAVYAARPVLCRTHGFPLLYLNDDDENGFVEVCPLNFADEKDEAAITHRDVFDMTLVNMRLAAANLAFDAEGRRRSIAEVILVATDDSYRA; encoded by the coding sequence ATGTCCGTCCCATCGCCCACACCAGAAGCCGCCCGCGCTGCATACGACCAACTGATTGCTGATATTGAGCGTTTTGCCGCTGTGCTACGGGCGCGATTCCCGACGGCGATTACCTGTCGGCTGGGCTGTACGGGCTGCTGCCAACAGCACTTGACGGTGTCGCCGATTGAAGCCGAACGTCTGCGAGAGGCTGTCGCCGCGCTTGACGCTCCGACCAAAGCCCGTTTGCGGCGACAGGCGCAGGCGACGCAACAGCGTGAGGCCGCCCTGTTTCGGGACGCGCCGCCTCGGCCGACGACCTTTCCGCCGGAGCCAGAGCAGAGCGTTCCCTGTCCGGCGCTGTTGGACGGCGCCTGCGCCGTTTATGCGGCGCGGCCGGTGCTGTGCCGCACGCACGGCTTCCCACTGCTGTATCTCAACGATGACGACGAGAACGGCTTCGTCGAGGTCTGTCCGCTCAACTTTGCCGACGAAAAAGATGAGGCGGCCATCACCCACCGAGACGTGTTTGACATGACGCTTGTCAACATGCGGCTAGCCGCTGCGAACCTCGCCTTCGACGCTGAAGGCCGCCGACGCTCTATCGCAGAGGTTATCTTGGTTGCGACGGACGATTCTTACCGGGCATGA
- a CDS encoding ATP-binding cassette domain-containing protein gives MGGYAIEFRDVHLAFGTQKVLDGVSFGVYPGETKILMGGSGTGKSTVLKLVLGLLKPDSGRIFVDNEDITDFNELQLTAMRQKIGMVFQEGALFDSLSVYENVGYRLFERGADEAEIEETVRRMLRFVNLEDAINKMPAELSGGMRRRVGIARALVGNPKIILYDEPTAGLDPPTARTICELAIKLRDLEGVSSLFVTHRIQDAIVLADHHATIGDNGEVVIVKNPRGHTESATTFMMLRQGKIILEGDAETFWNSTDPYIRTFLELD, from the coding sequence ATGGGCGGATACGCCATTGAGTTTCGGGATGTCCATCTGGCGTTCGGGACACAAAAAGTCCTCGACGGCGTGAGCTTCGGCGTGTATCCGGGCGAAACCAAAATCCTGATGGGCGGTTCGGGAACGGGGAAATCCACCGTCCTCAAGCTCGTGTTGGGCTTGCTCAAGCCGGACAGCGGTCGCATTTTCGTGGACAACGAAGATATTACCGACTTCAATGAATTGCAGCTTACCGCCATGCGGCAAAAAATCGGCATGGTGTTTCAGGAAGGCGCACTGTTTGACAGCCTTTCCGTCTATGAGAACGTTGGCTACCGTCTCTTTGAACGCGGGGCGGATGAAGCGGAAATTGAAGAAACCGTGCGCCGCATGCTGCGGTTCGTCAATCTGGAGGACGCCATCAACAAAATGCCGGCCGAGCTATCGGGTGGCATGCGCCGTCGCGTCGGTATCGCGCGGGCGCTGGTGGGAAACCCGAAAATCATCCTCTACGATGAACCGACCGCCGGACTCGATCCGCCGACGGCGCGTACCATCTGTGAACTAGCCATCAAACTGCGTGACTTGGAAGGCGTCAGTTCGTTGTTTGTCACGCACCGAATTCAGGACGCCATCGTGCTGGCCGACCACCACGCCACCATCGGCGACAACGGCGAGGTCGTCATTGTGAAAAACCCGCGCGGTCACACGGAATCGGCGACGACGTTTATGATGCTGCGTCAGGGAAAAATCATTCTAGAAGGCGACGCAGAAACCTTCTGGAACTCAACCGACCCATACATTCGGACGTTTCTCGAACTGGATTGA
- a CDS encoding serine hydrolase, with amino-acid sequence MGDALHELLAEAVAAGEVQSAVWLVARRNTILSQGAVGAAQPDTIYDLASLTKPLVTALLCVYFIERDRLNDFNYLGELLPALGRDSYYGTAKVREALVHTAGFPAWLPLYALCDHPDEAPAVIGRARPDRFRDWSGLYDVVYSDLGYIVLGYILERVGGRPLDVLFDEIVARPLGLKVTRFRPPVEWRDRIAPTEHGNAHEREMTRRLAADGSRYFDPQEKSRLLGYDGYRQGLIQGEVHDGNAYFLGGVAGHAGLFSTAEEVWRLAREFLPHGRLLKYASLRYFTHNFTCTSKESRSFGWMLATTPDATGVGLSPSAFGHTGFTGTSLWCDPQTEGVYVLLTNRTFPIRASLQEVRRAFHACAARLVSPSSA; translated from the coding sequence ATGGGTGACGCTTTGCACGAGTTGCTGGCCGAGGCCGTCGCCGCCGGCGAAGTGCAAAGCGCCGTGTGGTTGGTCGCCCGCCGCAACACTATCCTTTCGCAGGGCGCCGTCGGGGCGGCGCAACCGGACACCATTTACGATTTGGCCTCGCTGACAAAGCCGCTAGTGACGGCTCTGCTGTGCGTCTATTTCATCGAGCGTGACCGGCTGAACGACTTCAACTACCTAGGCGAGTTACTGCCGGCCTTGGGAAGGGACAGTTACTACGGTACGGCGAAGGTGCGGGAGGCGTTGGTTCACACGGCGGGCTTTCCCGCGTGGTTGCCGCTCTACGCGCTCTGCGACCATCCCGACGAAGCACCGGCCGTCATCGGACGTGCGCGGCCGGACAGGTTTCGGGATTGGTCAGGGTTGTACGACGTGGTTTACAGTGATCTGGGCTACATCGTGCTGGGGTATATTCTCGAACGTGTCGGCGGCCGACCGCTGGACGTGCTCTTCGATGAGATTGTCGCGCGACCGCTTGGCCTGAAGGTGACGCGCTTTCGCCCGCCGGTTGAATGGCGCGACCGCATTGCACCCACCGAGCATGGCAACGCGCACGAGCGCGAAATGACGCGCCGCCTCGCCGCCGACGGCAGCCGGTATTTTGATCCGCAGGAAAAGTCACGGCTGCTGGGTTACGACGGCTACCGGCAGGGGCTGATTCAGGGTGAAGTCCATGACGGAAACGCCTACTTCTTAGGCGGCGTCGCCGGCCACGCCGGGTTGTTTTCAACGGCGGAAGAAGTCTGGCGGCTGGCCCGCGAGTTTCTTCCCCATGGCCGACTGCTGAAGTACGCCAGCCTCCGGTATTTCACGCACAACTTCACCTGCACCTCGAAAGAAAGTCGCTCCTTTGGCTGGATGCTGGCTACAACGCCCGATGCAACGGGTGTTGGGTTGTCGCCGTCGGCTTTCGGTCACACCGGTTTCACTGGTACGAGCCTCTGGTGCGACCCCCAAACGGAGGGTGTTTATGTCCTGCTCACCAACCGGACATTCCCCATTCGCGCGAGTTTGCAGGAGGTTCGGCGGGCGTTTCACGCCTGCGCTGCGCGGTTGGTGTCACCGTCCAGTGCGTGA